tgctccagcaccagctccTGGAGCCAGCGTATCTTCACGCGTCCCGAACGTCACGAACGTCGAAGAGCTGGCCCAAGACACCGGCCGCCGCAGTGGGGGCAAAGACACCGGCCGCCGTGCTACTGCCTCCACAGCATTTCTTAGAGATCGTACAATTCGccaatcctcctccgtcatctCGCCTCCGCTACGCCCAACAGAGCGAGGCGGGGCCCCAGGCGTCCGGGACCTCATTGAGCTGGGCAACACCTTCGGCTGCACTGGTGTTGTTCCCGCACCCGCTCCAGCATTTCCTCCAGAACCGGATCCCGCACCCCCTCCAGAACTGGATCTctaaccccctccaaaaccagaTCCCTTACCCCCTCCAGTACCAgatccctcaccccctccagcactAGATCCCGCATCCACCTCGGAACCCGAAGCCACACCAGCTCCCGCACCAGCTCCCTCGCCTCTGGTATGCCTGATATAGCGAGGCGGGGCCCCAGGCGCCCGGGACCTCATTACCCTGGGCAAAACTTCCGGCTGCACTGGTTTTCTCGCACTCGCTCCAGCATTTGCTATAGAACTGGATCCCGTACCCGCTCCAGCACCCCCGCCAGAACCCGAGGCCACATCAGCTCTCGCACCACCGCTTGGAACTAGCGTACCGTCACGCGTCCGGAACATCATGTTGCTAGACAAAACTTCCATTGGTGTTATTTCCGCACCCGCTTTAGCACTTGCTCCAGAACTGgatccctcaccccctccagcactGGATCCCTCACCGGCTCTCGCACCAGCTAACGTACCGTCACACCTCCGGAACCTCGTCGAACTGGGCCAAACCCACGGCCGCAGTGGATCAGAACAAGCTCTTCGAGCCAGCAAATCTCGCGGatcctcttccgccagcTCGCCAGTCCTGATATTGATATAATGAAGCACGTTCTCGGGCATTTGAACCGCCACCCAACCGGGCAACTCGTCCGGCTGCAGCGGTCGTCTCGCAGCCGCTCCCGGAGCTAGCTAATCTCGCGGatcctccaccgtcaccTCGCCCGTGCCGGTGTTGATATATTTAGGCACATTTCCCGCCGTCCATATCTTCACCCAACCGGGGCAATGGTCCGGTATCATCTGTAATGCCTCCACAAAACGTGCTGGAGCCCGCCAAGCAGCTGGCGGGTCCTCCGGCGTCTCCTCGCCGCctgtgctgttgttgacatCGCGAGGCGCGTTTCCAACCCTCTTCAAACTCAGCAAATTGCGCAAATCCTCCGGCGCCACTGGTGGTGTTCCCCTAcccccctctctttccaGCGGATCCTCCCACGACCTCTCGCCTGTGATCTTATTGATGTAGTAAGGAATGTGGTCACGCGTCCGCAACTTCACCCAACCGTGGCAATGTTCCGGCGTCAGTATTTCTCCCCCAGCACCTCTTGGAATGCGATCACCTCGCGGGTCCAGCCGCGTCCTTCTGGGTGCGCTTCTGGAGAAGTCGGCATAGTAATGTCTGCCGGCAGAGTCGCAAAATACGTCCCAGTCAGGGGGGAAATCACGACGTCCCGGGTGCCGCCATACGTTCTCGAGTTGTTCCTGTGTTCCTCGCGGATCATCATAGGTCTCCTTCCCGGTCTTGAGGTTGATGAAAACTTTGCCGCTGTCCTTCCGTCTACATACCCACTCAGGGGGGAGCGGGATTTCTCGTaattcttcgtcctcctcaaaaGAATTTTCCTCAGAAGGATTATCGTTTTGAGCACGCTGAGCAGCTGTTGTAGATGACTCGCCTCGCTGGGGGCCTTCTCCTATATCGTAACGGATTCGTTTGCGTAGTGCCTTCGGGTCTCGTGCGCGTATTCCTCTGATTTCTGTATTTGGGTCTCGTAGGCGTATTCTTCTGACATCTGCCTTTGGGATGACTTCTGCCTTTGCGACGACTTCTGCCTTTGAGACGACTTCTGCCTTTGGGACGACTTCTGCCTCTGGGATGACTTCTGCCTTTTGGGCGCCTTGTGCCTCTGGGACGGTTTCTGCCTTTGGGACGACTTCTGCCTTTGGGGCGACTTCTGCCTCTGGGACGGGTTCTGCCTTTGGGTCGACTTCTGCCTCTGGGACGGTTTCTGCCTTTGGGTCGAGTTCTGCCTCTGGGTCGACTTCTTTGTCTTTTCCTTTCAGTGCTCGTTTACCCTCTGGCGTGAGTTTGTCCAGCTCCGTCTCCTCGACTCCTCCGCTTTCCGCCTTTGGGGTTGCTGGCTcgggtggtgctggtagAGCGCAGCAACACATATAACGCCCGAAAGACCTCTAGCCACATTCCAGCTCATCACGTCTCACAGCCTCCCAGAAACGGACGCAGGATATAAGAAATAGCAAaaaacccaaaccacccaagACGGAGGATACCACCGTTGTGACCACGAGCGTTGTGTTCGGGTCCCTTTTGTCAACGGGTGCCATAGTGGTGATGCTGAATGGTGTCTGCGTGTTGATGTCGGTAAATCTACTGGTAACGAACGAACAATCGCGGGCTGACTGATAATATTGGCGATAGACTGATGACActggtgatgggagagggagagggagaggcgAAGAGGGAAAAACCCAGATGTCGTTGAACCATAAGACCTCTGGAAGGCAGGTTCCTTCCCCGAAACTTGGTCGGGGCAGGGGCCTGTCAACTGCCCCGAGAGTGAGCCCGAAAGGGAAGAAACCTAGGCTCGCGCAACGAAAAGTCCCCATAGAAGTGGAAGGATCATGGTGAAAAAGCACCCGCGCAGGAAAGTGCCCTCGAACACCAGAAAGAAACATCAGTCACAAACTCGggcaccctccccacaaaATAATTGGGACAGCAAAAGTAGGTTTGACCTATGCCATATTCGTGTCAATCATTTGTGATGAGAGAGTGCTCAGGGTATCCATTCATCAATCTCGGCTCGTATCAAAAGTCTCCCCGTTCAGTAAGACGACATTGCCATCTCGCTGCCTTggcgctgctgttgttgctgctgctcccacGTCTTCCTGCACACCTCCTTCATGAGCCTCTTGGGAGCCATGCGCCCAGTCATCAGCTCAAAGGCCTCGATGGCCATTTCCGcgaccacctccaacccgTCGACGACCACCCATGATGGCGACATGTGGTCTCTGACAGCATGCATCTGGGCTACCAATGGAGTTACCAAAGGCTCGTAGGCCAACTAGAGCAGAAAAGTCAGCAAAATACCTAGATATCACAACAGCTGGCTCATCTGATGCTTACCTCGACCACGACGCCACCAGTCGGACTCCTAAGCCAGTCCAGAGGCATCTCAAAATCAGCAGGCGCGGACCCATTCGCGCTGGTAGCTGGAACACAGGAGATCACCATCGTGGGAGGTTGGTAGGCCCGAGGCCATGGCTCTGACAGCGATGGAAGGACTCGGCATATCTCATGTGACCCTCCTTTTGTGCCCACAATTCCCTGTGTTGCCGCCCAGTCGTTGAAGTGCTGTGCAACTTGGTTGGCATTTGGTGCTGTTCGGTTGTAGATAAAGATATTACGGCATCCCAGCTGAATCAGCGCATAGATGGCAGCTCTGGCCATGCCACCGGCGCCAACAACTAACCCGGTAGTTTTAGATGGCTGGACATAATTCCGTGGACTGATAGCCCTCCGAAGGCATGTCAAAATGGAGCTCCAGTCGGTATTATCACCAAAGAACTCGCGTGCAGGCCCGGCCTTGTTTCGGGAGTTGGCATGGTCGAGAATGGCGCTCGTCTTTCCCCTGAGTGGAAGCAGTACGTTGACTGCTCCTATTGCGGTGGCATGGTGGCTCTTGACTTTGAGATGGGGCATGATGGCAACCTTGAAAGGGGCTGTCAAGCTGGCCCCCCCAAAAGAGTCTGATAGGCAGATCTGGTTCAGCCTGTCGATCGTAGAGCACGTTACATCCTGGAAAGTGTGTGGCATCCCGCAGAAGTCGTAGGCCGCACTATGCATGGCCGGTGATAGCGAATATGATACGTGGGAGCCGAGTACGTAAAACTGCAGCGGATCCAGAAGAAACTGCCGGAAAAGCAATTCATACGAGTGATAGTAGGTAGAGACCGTGGCAAGGTGGTCTCGCTCATTCTCCATATCTGGATGCTTCACGGGATTTAAAATCCTGCTTTGCAGTGGTGTCCGAACGCCGAGGACGGAAAAGTCGTAGGCCACAAGTGGTGGCTTTGGGTCTGGTACTTCTTGCTGTAGCCTCTTCTTGAAGCCTTCCAGAAGCTCAGCCGGGCTGTCATTTGTGCAGAAGCGGACCATCCGCACCACCTCGCACCCTAGCCCCTGAGCCCTCTTGTAGTTTTCCATCTGTCTGTCGTCCTGCCAAGCAAGGGCCCCAAAGCCCATGTACCAGAAGTTCCCAATGATCTTTGACCTTCCTCTGTGCCGTAGTACCCGGTTCACAAACTCGTCATGGCGCTGGAGATCTAAGCTGATATAGTCAACGCCGAGACGGAGGCCCAGCTCCAACAAGTCAGCATCCATGGCGTCTTTTTCTTCCGGCGTTcgtcttctttcccctcGTGGGTTTTCTTCCACATGGTAGATGATTGGAATGCCGAGTTTTCTCCTTATCAAGGCGATTTGTCTCGCAATAACGTTCATCAGATCGTCTGGCCAGTGATCGATGATGAACTCGACGCAATCTCCTCTCGCCTCAAAATCATCCCATTCCAGATCCATGTCCATCAAATAGGATAGTCTGAGTCGCAACGCGTAGGAATATGACCGGAATTCCGGTGGCACTGAGCTCACAGAAAATGGGCTCTCCAACCAGGCCTTGGTGGCGCCCCTCCCTGTGACGATGTCGAGAAATCTGGTAAAATCTTCCCTGGCACTTAAAAGCTTCGATGGCCCAGACTGTCGGCCATTCAGTGGTGTGCTGGCCCCCGAGCTCGTGCCCGAAATGTGACCCCCATATTTGTTTGGAGGATCATAGAGGTTGTAGTACTCAAAATTGGAGCAGCTTCTATGCCGCTCGTCGGCTTTCAGGAGCTGTTGAAGGTCGGCAGCGTCCAAATGCCGGGCAATTTGCTCCTTTTCGCGGTGAATGTAGACGACAgggttggtgctggagtACTGTCTTAGTGCGTCCTGTGCCTCTCCCGTAAGGCTGCTCATGCCACATTCGATGATACACCCGGTCCTGTTGCTGTCCAACATTCGTTTGAACACCTCGGTATCCTGCCTGGCAAAGGCCTCCCTGCCATGTCGGGCGAGATACTCCCCACGTGATAATCCCGTGGTTTTCTCAAAGTAGTGCTCCTCTGTGACCAGTCGTCGGCGTAGGTGAAGAGCTCCCATGAATCCCAAGGTCCGCTTCCCTGCCCCGCGGCATCCGACGAGGACAATGGATGAGTTTGCCTCGAAGGCCCGTTCATTTTTTGGTGGAGCCATGGTGTTGTCCGTGGCGTCGACACGGCTGTTGAAATAGTCCTCAGCTCGGTGGTCTCTTGTGGTATCGATATGGCACCGTGAGCTGGACCATTGGTGCGTGATCAGGGACGGGATGAAAAGTCGAGAGGGGGCTTCTGATGCTAGTATCTTGATTTGTGAGACTGAATAATAATGAGTGAGGGCATCTACCTATCAGATAATCGGACACAATTCAGGCCGCAGATGAAGGCCCGACTCCCAGTCGCCATCTTGGACCGTGGAAATGTCGGCAAATCGGTCGGGACTGGCAGGCGGGAAAATGTAGACCCTGCATTGGCCCGGGCAGTGAAGCCACCCCCGCAACGATGCTGCGACAGCGGGACTCGGGTGCCGGGTCGTCGGTGTTTAGTGGGTCACTGCCCCAGCAATGCCCCAGGAAACGCGCCAGCGTTTGCGGGGAACATGGCAGTGGCTACGGGAGATGCAAAGCACAAATTCAGTTTGAAATAATGAAGCACATGATGTCCAATGGGAGATCATGCAACAGATGCAACGTATGAATGCTACGAATGGCAGCTGTCATGATACCTCTCGGCCGAGATGGCAAGAAACCTCCACTGGGAAccatgaagaaggagggtgcAGCAGGCTTAGGTTGAAGGCCATCCATTACCTGCCCTGGCATATCAGGCCCTGCCGGAGGTTAAACTCCACTCGAGGTTCACGTCATGTTGAATAATGAACTTGTAACAGATGTCCTGAAATGTGTATAATGAATCAATGCCAAAATATCTAGACTACCTTGGGTAGACATGGAGACCAAGACGTGCCGTGTGATCCCCCGGACACGCCCCGCCTCCGTAGACGTTGAATTTTTAGGGGCGCTTCCGGGGCACTGGCTCGGGCCGGGTGCTAAGAGCGCCGGAAGCGTGGGCCCGAGCCCCCACGATTTCCCTGCAAATCAAAGTCCCCGCGTTCGGCACCGCGCTTTTCTCCTGCCAACTCGAACACACCTGTTTCCCACCGACATACGGCATTGGCTGgctctgctctgctgctCCCTCCGTTCCTTGTGGATAAAGTATTTCTTCCGACCAAGTCTATGGGCCCCGCCCGTTCCGAAGCCCCAGGAAAATGGAGTTCTCCGTCGAGGAACGCGCTCCCCtagccaccaacaccaaccccgtctCCGGTGGTGCTACCGCTTCCggccctccgcctcccccagccAGTGACACCGGCGCCGATGCCGGGAGTGAGGCTCCGGCCAATCCCcgcaagaggaagaaggcctCTCGTGCGTAAGTGTCTCACTCTCTCTACACCACTGACGTGTCACTCATACCCATCTCATAGTTGTGACTTCTGCCATGTCAACCATCAGCCATGTGACAATGGCAAGCCAAAATGCAGTGTCTGTACCAAACATAACAAGCCATGTTTATATCTCCGTCCAACCAAGAGACGTGGTCCCCAAAAAGGCTACCGCACTGCTCTCAACACCTACAAGGAGAGTGCCGCCGCATGGGGAGCTGTACTGGACGCCATCCCTGGACTTGACGCCTTGATAGAAGGCCATCTACGAGGAGCCGCCGGGAAGAGCATGATAACCGCTATCAAAGATTCCAATCAGCAGGAAGCCTTGATCAGCAAGTGGCAGCAGAGCTCAGTCTTCAAAGCCTTCTTTGGTCACAACGGCCCAGCACTCACTCCACCCAcagagaacaacaacaacaacaacaacaaccagaccaTATTAGATTCCAAAAACAACATTCTACCATCACAAGAAgtcgacgaagaagacgcaCCAGAAGAACCACCCGCccggccaccaccagcaaagaGAGCCACACTCCAACCACCCGCCCCAAGAAGCCAATCAGCATCAAGCTACGTGGTACCAGAACAACCAAGAACTCCAATACAATTCCCCCAACTGGGCTCTCCTTTCCAACCAAAAGATTCCGCCAGCTTATCAGACATTGTAGCAAAAGATGCTGCCCAGGCGTATGTCCTTGTTTCTTCCTGTTTTTCAATTCGCAACTTCTAACAGTCTAAACACAGAGCCATGAGGACCTCACAAACCCTCGCCTCTCTAGGCTTCGCCCCAGACGAAACAATAGCAGATTTCTACAGCATGGGCTCCAACCCAGAACCAATAGCCGACTCCAACGACCCAGACTTTGACCCGTCGCTCGGCAGCGAGTCGGAGCAGAGGGCTTATTACGAgttgctgatggggaggatgtttcCTGGGTGAtgtcttcttttgctcgaAAGGCTATGAAGTCAATtgtattatatttattatattaccAAGCATTATGTGTTGATATATATGAAGGATGAGGTGAGTCAACCGTCTCAGATCAAACAGTGCCAACTGGAAACTAACATCAGCCCAAGAAAGTGGCTGACGATCTCAACTGGGTGAAATTTGGAGGGTTGTGGGAGATGTAAAGTTCTGTACAAGATGAGAAATTTGATACCCGCCTTTTTGTGCAACCGAATCTGCATATCAAGTTAGACGGTGTACCTATTCTAGCAATGACCCAGGACCGAGATATTCTTGCAAACCCATCTCACTAAAATCCCAGGAAACATGATGATGCTTTCTTTATCCGCAATCTGATGGAAACTTGATGCACCCAAGATTAAAATGATAAAGTCTCATCACATTAGGTTCTGGATATACCTGTAGTTTGCATGCtatctccctctctctctctcaccacacacacacacacacacaaatgTCTCTCATACTATACTCCCTAATATACTTTCTCAGCCAAGTTATATCCCATATATTCTTACTCTTTCTAATTTTCACTCttccttgttttttttttctttctttccgcTCTTGCGTACCAattctcccacccctccatccctcTCATTCACACACTCACAAACATTGCAACACATAACAAAGACCCAATACGTACCACCTATCACATCTCCACCTCTCCTACGCAGCGCCCATTTATAAAAGTCATCCACCTACACATCCTTATCATAAATTTCAcaccgaaaaaaaaaatacacAGGATCATCAACAAACTCATCG
The window above is part of the Podospora bellae-mahoneyi strain CBS 112042 chromosome 3, whole genome shotgun sequence genome. Proteins encoded here:
- a CDS encoding hypothetical protein (EggNog:ENOG503PHKN; COG:K), yielding MEFSVEERAPLATNTNPVSGGATASGPPPPPASDTGADAGSEAPANPRKRKKASRACDFCHVNHQPCDNGKPKCSVCTKHNKPCLYLRPTKRRGPQKGYRTALNTYKESAAAWGAVLDAIPGLDALIEGHLRGAAGKSMITAIKDSNQQEALISKWQQSSVFKAFFGHNGPALTPPTENNNNNNNNQTILDSKNNILPSQEVDEEDAPEEPPARPPPAKRATLQPPAPRSQSASSYVVPEQPRTPIQFPQLGSPFQPKDSASLSDIVAKDAAQAAMRTSQTLASLGFAPDETIADFYSMGSNPEPIADSNDPDFDPSLGSESEQRAYYELLMGRMFPG
- a CDS encoding hypothetical protein (EggNog:ENOG503A4ED); amino-acid sequence: MCCCALPAPPEPATPKAESGGVEETELDKLTPEGKRALKGKDKEVDPEAELDPKAETVPEAEVDPKAEPVPEAEVAPKAEVVPKAETVPEAQGAQKAEVIPEAEVVPKAEVVSKAEVVAKAEVIPKADVRRIRLRDPNTEIRGIRARDPKALRKRIRYDIGEGPQRGESSTTAAQRAQNDNPSEENSFEEDEELREIPLPPEWVCRRKDSGKVFINLKTGKETYDDPRGTQEQLENVWRHPGRRDFPPDWDVFCDSAGRHYYADFSRSAPRRTRLDPRGDRIPRGAGGEILTPEHCHGWVKLRTRDHIPYYINKITGERSWEDPLEREGGRGTPPVAPEDLRNLLSLKRVGNAPRDVNNSTGGEETPEDPPAAWRAPARFVEALQMIPDHCPGWVKIWTAGNVPKYINTGTGEPDELPGWVAVQMPENVLHYINIRTGELAEEDPRDLLARRACSDPLRPWVWPSSTRFRRCDGTLAGARAGEGSSAGGGEGSSSGASAKAGAEITPMEVLSSNMMFRTRDGTLVPSGGARADVASGSGGGAGAGIPEARELVRELVWLRVPRWMRDLVLEGVRDLVLEGVRDLVLEGVRDPVLEGVRDPVLEEMLELVLEQMGEEVME
- a CDS encoding hypothetical protein (COG:E; EggNog:ENOG503NYIY); translated protein: MAPPKNERAFEANSSIVLVGCRGAGKRTLGFMGALHLRRRLVTEEHYFEKTTGLSRGEYLARHGREAFARQDTEVFKRMLDSNRTGCIIECGMSSLTGEAQDALRQYSSTNPVVYIHREKEQIARHLDAADLQQLLKADERHRSCSNFEYYNLYDPPNKYGGHISGTSSGASTPLNGRQSGPSKLLSAREDFTRFLDIVTGRGATKAWLESPFSVSSVPPEFRSYSYALRLRLSYLMDMDLEWDDFEARGDCVEFIIDHWPDDLMNVIARQIALIRRKLGIPIIYHVEENPRGERRRTPEEKDAMDADLLELGLRLGVDYISLDLQRHDEFVNRVLRHRGRSKIIGNFWYMGFGALAWQDDRQMENYKRAQGLGCEVVRMVRFCTNDSPAELLEGFKKRLQQEVPDPKPPLVAYDFSVLGVRTPLQSRILNPVKHPDMENERDHLATVSTYYHSYELLFRQFLLDPLQFYVLGSHVSYSLSPAMHSAAYDFCGMPHTFQDVTCSTIDRLNQICLSDSFGGASLTAPFKVAIMPHLKVKSHHATAIGAVNVLLPLRGKTSAILDHANSRNKAGPAREFFGDNTDWSSILTCLRRAISPRNYVQPSKTTGLVVGAGGMARAAIYALIQLGCRNIFIYNRTAPNANQVAQHFNDWAATQGIVGTKGGSHEICRVLPSLSEPWPRAYQPPTMVISCVPATSANGSAPADFEMPLDWLRSPTGGVVVELAYEPLVTPLVAQMHAVRDHMSPSWVVVDGLEVVAEMAIEAFELMTGRMAPKRLMKEVCRKTWEQQQQQQRQGSEMAMSSY